A genome region from Actinomycetota bacterium includes the following:
- a CDS encoding potassium channel protein: MTAKSSDSLKHLRNAGLLLGAIIVAGIAGYMLIEGWSFLDAAYMTVITIATVGFSEVHALSPVGQVFTIFLIASGVAAAAYVIGRFLEFLLEGYFSEVLGGRSMKKRIEQLKGHYIVCGFGRVGEQVAREFKRSGAPFIVLDPNPDVKKYLDAEDVLYIQGDAANEEVLKEAGIDKAKGLVSVVDSDADNVYVTLTARALNADLFIIARANLESADYKLKRAGANRVISPYSLGGRRIASMVLKPVVSDFLDTVMHGEKMEFQLEEMTVGKDSPLKDSSVRDADIRQKSGAMVLSIYRVDGRFDSDLHGDTKIEQGDRLIVIGTPEQLEKLEVMNKHAV; encoded by the coding sequence GTGACCGCGAAATCTTCAGACTCTTTAAAACACCTGAGAAACGCCGGCTTGCTGCTTGGCGCCATCATTGTCGCTGGCATTGCCGGATACATGCTTATCGAAGGCTGGTCGTTCCTGGACGCCGCCTATATGACGGTCATCACCATCGCCACTGTCGGTTTCAGCGAGGTCCACGCCTTATCGCCCGTGGGTCAGGTCTTCACGATATTCCTGATCGCCTCGGGCGTCGCGGCCGCGGCCTACGTTATCGGCCGTTTTCTTGAATTTTTGCTGGAAGGATACTTTTCTGAGGTCCTGGGGGGACGTTCTATGAAAAAACGTATTGAACAGCTTAAAGGTCACTATATCGTATGCGGTTTTGGCCGGGTGGGCGAACAGGTCGCCCGGGAATTCAAGCGCAGCGGCGCTCCGTTTATCGTGCTTGATCCCAATCCTGACGTTAAGAAATATCTGGACGCCGAGGACGTCTTATACATCCAGGGCGACGCGGCCAACGAGGAAGTCTTGAAAGAAGCTGGGATTGACAAGGCTAAAGGCCTGGTCAGCGTGGTCGACAGCGACGCCGATAACGTTTACGTAACGCTGACGGCCCGCGCTTTGAACGCCGATTTGTTCATTATCGCTAGGGCCAACCTGGAAAGCGCCGACTATAAACTCAAGCGGGCCGGCGCCAACAGGGTTATCAGCCCTTACAGCTTAGGCGGTCGGCGCATCGCCTCTATGGTTCTAAAACCCGTGGTCAGCGACTTCTTAGACACGGTTATGCACGGCGAGAAAATGGAATTCCAGCTGGAAGAGATGACGGTGGGGAAGGACAGCCCGCTAAAAGACTCTTCCGTACGCGACGCCGACATCCGACAGAAGTCCGGCGCGATGGTGTTAAGCATCTACCGCGTCGACGGCCGGTTTGATAGCGACCTTCATGGTGATACCAAGATCGAACAAGGGGACAGGCTGATTGTAATCGGTACGCCCGAGCAGCTGGAGAAGCTTGAGGTAATGAACAAGCATGCCGTATAG
- a CDS encoding archaemetzincin family Zn-dependent metalloprotease, with translation MPYSIFVLPLGEVDEDILEHIRHTLHVAFRLNVQLLKGRAVPFFALSNYRHQFSAPAIIRRIAGLAEHENAKILAVTPFDLFAPRTNFVFGEAQISGPAAVISLYRLLDEDRDKYFNRVGKEAVHEIGHTFGLDHCDDEKCVMHFSHNIVDADRKPQTFCRRDKEHVNLIIHSQKD, from the coding sequence ATGCCGTATAGTATCTTTGTTCTGCCACTGGGCGAGGTCGACGAAGACATTCTTGAACACATCAGACATACGCTCCATGTGGCTTTCCGTCTTAACGTTCAACTGCTGAAGGGGCGGGCGGTGCCTTTCTTTGCCCTCTCAAATTACCGCCACCAGTTCAGCGCCCCGGCAATCATCCGCCGCATCGCCGGACTTGCCGAACACGAAAACGCCAAAATCCTGGCCGTGACCCCATTCGACCTCTTCGCCCCCCGAACGAACTTCGTTTTCGGCGAAGCGCAGATATCAGGCCCGGCCGCGGTCATATCCTTATACCGCCTCCTCGACGAAGACAGGGATAAGTATTTTAACAGGGTGGGGAAGGAAGCCGTCCACGAAATCGGCCACACTTTCGGCCTGGACCATTGCGACGACGAAAAATGCGTCATGCACTTCTCCCACAACATTGTCGACGCTGATCGCAAACCGCAGACCTTCTGCCGCCGCGACAAAGAACACGTCAATCTAATCATCCACAGCCAAAAAGACTAG
- the dut gene encoding dUTP diphosphatase, whose translation MEIEVKLLESGAEVPVYAHDGDAGCDLRSSVDIVLEPGRRAMVPTGLALAIPEGYAGFVQPKSGLAAKHGIGVVNGPGLIDSGYRGEIKVILINFDDSEPFKIARGDKIAQLVIQKVTKASFKPVEELSDTVRGDGGFGSTGV comes from the coding sequence ATGGAGATCGAGGTCAAACTGCTCGAAAGCGGCGCGGAGGTGCCTGTCTACGCCCACGACGGAGACGCAGGCTGCGACCTGCGAAGCTCCGTGGACATTGTGCTGGAACCGGGCCGGCGCGCGATGGTACCGACCGGTCTGGCTTTGGCGATACCTGAGGGTTACGCGGGTTTCGTTCAACCCAAAAGCGGCTTGGCGGCCAAACACGGCATCGGCGTCGTTAACGGGCCCGGTTTAATAGATTCAGGCTACCGCGGCGAGATCAAGGTCATATTAATCAATTTCGACGATTCTGAGCCGTTTAAGATCGCGCGGGGCGACAAGATTGCGCAGCTGGTCATCCAAAAGGTCACTAAAGCCTCTTTTAAGCCTGTTGAGGAGCTATCCGACACCGTCCGGGGCGATGGCGGCTTCGGCAGCACCGGCGTCTGA
- a CDS encoding GGDEF domain-containing protein: MNEVHSTIRLDELRKIAKNTIENMLKLDTYALMVWDSREKTFIIMESKNMGEHDEAEAIQKLESINKMNIDKAELSDHVYLPLNEGKVILGALCIPVDDYPSAARGNGEVLRLAVNQLTKAIENSVVYEEAKRRAITDEKTRLFNFKYLTERLDNEIKRSSRHRHKLAVLMVDIDDFKTINDTYGHVKGDEVLAETADVLTRTCRDIDIIARFGGDEFTIIMPENSLVGARALAERIRDKIRRYRFDTGHGFDASITVSVGIAGYPEHGKHTAKLVKRADQALLEAKVAGKDRISVAVISAEDEDELN, encoded by the coding sequence GTGAACGAGGTACACTCAACAATCCGCTTGGATGAGCTCCGGAAAATCGCCAAGAACACTATCGAAAACATGCTGAAGCTGGACACATACGCGCTGATGGTGTGGGACAGCCGCGAGAAGACGTTCATCATCATGGAGAGCAAAAACATGGGCGAGCACGACGAGGCGGAAGCTATCCAGAAACTCGAAAGCATAAACAAGATGAACATAGACAAGGCTGAGCTGTCGGATCACGTCTATCTGCCCTTAAACGAAGGCAAGGTGATCTTGGGCGCCTTGTGTATTCCGGTAGACGATTATCCGTCGGCGGCCCGCGGCAACGGGGAGGTACTGAGGCTGGCGGTCAACCAGCTTACCAAGGCGATCGAAAACTCGGTTGTCTACGAGGAGGCCAAGAGGCGGGCCATCACCGACGAGAAGACAAGACTTTTCAACTTTAAGTATCTTACAGAGCGGCTCGACAACGAGATAAAGCGATCGTCAAGACACAGGCACAAGCTAGCCGTATTGATGGTAGACATAGACGATTTTAAAACCATTAACGACACTTACGGCCATGTCAAAGGCGACGAGGTCCTCGCGGAAACCGCGGATGTGCTAACGAGAACTTGCCGTGACATCGACATCATCGCGCGCTTCGGCGGCGATGAATTCACAATAATTATGCCCGAGAACAGTCTTGTCGGAGCGAGGGCGCTGGCAGAGCGGATAAGGGACAAAATCAGACGGTATCGTTTCGATACGGGACACGGCTTTGACGCCTCCATCACGGTTAGCGTCGGCATCGCGGGCTACCCGGAGCACGGTAAACACACGGCAAAACTGGTTAAGCGCGCTGATCAAGCCCTTTTAGAAGCAAAAGTAGCGGGGAAGGACCGTATTAGCGTAGCCGTGATCTCTGCGGAAGACGAGGATGAGCTGAACTAA
- a CDS encoding anaerobic ribonucleoside-triphosphate reductase activating protein: MTKTDVETRLDGAVKDYIPASMLDWEGKVASVLFIGGCNFSCAFCHNPELIRHPEKLKSVSFDEITDYLTDKQGWIDGVVITGGEPTLTPSLRDIIERIRFLDLPVKLDTNGSRPDILADLISEGLLDYVAMDIKAVFDKYGSVTNSQISPLTIEESINLIIRSRIHHEFRTTAYPAAVTLVDIVEISDYLGNMSAERYAIQQFRNDRVLNEEAAKVKPYWIKDLERAAEECNKNLPTKLR; this comes from the coding sequence ATGACCAAAACTGACGTAGAAACGCGCCTGGACGGCGCCGTTAAGGATTATATACCGGCCAGCATGCTGGATTGGGAAGGGAAGGTAGCCTCAGTTCTGTTTATTGGCGGCTGCAACTTCTCCTGCGCGTTTTGCCATAACCCCGAGCTAATAAGACATCCCGAGAAGCTCAAGTCCGTTTCTTTCGATGAGATAACCGATTATCTGACCGACAAGCAGGGCTGGATTGACGGAGTGGTGATTACGGGAGGGGAGCCGACGCTCACGCCGAGCCTAAGGGATATCATCGAGAGGATTCGATTTCTGGACCTTCCCGTAAAATTAGATACCAACGGCTCTCGTCCGGACATTCTGGCGGATTTAATTTCCGAGGGCTTGTTGGACTATGTGGCGATGGACATAAAAGCCGTATTTGATAAATACGGTTCTGTTACAAACTCTCAAATCAGTCCACTTACAATAGAAGAAAGTATAAACCTTATAATTAGGTCTAGGATTCATCACGAGTTCAGAACGACCGCTTATCCGGCCGCGGTTACTCTTGTCGATATTGTCGAAATATCTGATTATCTAGGCAATATGTCTGCTGAGCGTTACGCGATTCAGCAGTTTAGAAACGATAGAGTTCTCAATGAAGAGGCCGCGAAAGTAAAACCTTATTGGATCAAGGACTTGGAGCGGGCCGCAGAGGAATGTAACAAAAACCTACCCACAAAACTTCGATAG
- a CDS encoding thioredoxin family protein — protein MKIKLFWKEECPKCPEAKALLDGAPNVELYNLDDIDGLAEGAFYGVMATPSIIVCEDSGRELTSFRGEVPSRQQMAEWIIN, from the coding sequence ATGAAAATAAAGCTTTTTTGGAAAGAAGAATGCCCCAAATGCCCCGAAGCGAAAGCGCTTCTGGACGGCGCCCCCAACGTTGAACTCTATAACCTCGACGACATAGACGGCCTGGCCGAAGGCGCCTTTTACGGGGTGATGGCCACGCCGTCAATCATCGTTTGCGAGGACAGCGGCCGGGAACTGACGTCGTTCAGGGGAGAGGTCCCCAGCCGTCAGCAGATGGCGGAATGGATCATCAACTAA
- the nrdD gene encoding anaerobic ribonucleoside-triphosphate reductase yields the protein MSSAASSISVVKSAVREGDATDIALMVATTSKSEVNSWDRSKIVNSLILETGASADLAEGIAATVEAKIVESNFRRVTTSIIRELIDIELLERNLPMMHKKHSHIGLPMYDVEQIIFNANKENSNTTHNPESINLTLAETILKEFALRKVFTEDIAQAHMVGDIHLHDLGFIVRPYCGGHSLEYVKKYGLSLPNITSVSRPAKHPEVLIGHMVKMASTLQSHYAGAVGWEAVNMFFAPLLMDLPYERVRQLAQMLIFEFNQLAGSRGAQVTFTDFNLYYGVPRHFEETLALGPGGKYMRGEKGDLEYLDEPAEGCLTYKDFEEEANTFLKALFDVYMEGDVTGKTFVFPKPLLHINDKMFETPGHEEFLDLACEVASKQGITYFVFDRGESCTVSQCCRLKLKLGEQDLKETKTPEKMRFSALQNVTINLPRIAYKARGNEEKLHLEVERAMDLVAKSHVQKRDFVTQLVELKEFGPLNMFSATQDGSPYLRMDRMTYLCGLLGLNELVESFTGSQLHESDEALKFGLRVIAKMNLEAKKLSEKYGIRIVLEESPAESSGYRLAKLDMKYFENETRKVVKGNPDTPNYYYTNSIHLAADAPVDYIDRVKKQSLFHPLIEAGAIIHIWLGEHEPDPKAIKSFVMKTFKNTEAEQIAFSPEFTVCEDCRTTTRGLKDTCPNCESTNVYGITRIVGYYSKVPTWNVGKVTELKDRIRTGLRSEVTAS from the coding sequence ATGAGTTCAGCGGCAAGCAGCATCAGCGTCGTAAAAAGCGCGGTGCGGGAGGGCGATGCGACAGATATCGCCCTGATGGTGGCGACGACCAGCAAGTCCGAAGTTAACAGCTGGGACCGGTCGAAAATCGTGAATTCTCTAATCCTCGAGACAGGCGCCAGCGCGGACCTGGCTGAGGGGATCGCGGCTACGGTCGAGGCTAAGATCGTCGAAAGCAACTTCCGCCGCGTCACGACAAGCATCATCCGTGAGCTGATCGATATCGAACTTCTTGAGCGCAACCTGCCCATGATGCACAAGAAGCACAGCCACATCGGTTTGCCGATGTACGACGTGGAACAGATCATCTTCAACGCCAACAAAGAGAACAGCAATACGACACACAACCCGGAAAGCATCAATCTCACGTTGGCCGAGACGATATTAAAGGAGTTCGCCCTCCGGAAAGTATTCACCGAAGATATCGCGCAAGCGCATATGGTCGGGGACATCCACCTTCATGATTTAGGTTTTATTGTCAGGCCGTACTGCGGCGGCCACTCTCTGGAATATGTCAAGAAGTACGGCCTCAGCCTGCCCAACATAACCAGCGTCTCCCGTCCGGCCAAGCACCCCGAGGTTTTGATCGGCCATATGGTCAAGATGGCTTCGACGCTGCAGTCTCATTACGCCGGCGCGGTCGGGTGGGAAGCGGTCAACATGTTTTTCGCGCCGCTCCTGATGGACCTGCCGTACGAGCGCGTCAGGCAGCTGGCCCAGATGCTGATCTTCGAGTTCAACCAGCTGGCCGGCAGCCGCGGCGCCCAGGTCACGTTCACCGACTTCAACCTGTATTACGGCGTGCCTCGTCACTTTGAGGAAACCCTGGCCCTCGGTCCCGGCGGCAAGTATATGAGGGGTGAGAAAGGCGATCTGGAATACCTTGACGAGCCGGCGGAAGGCTGTTTGACCTATAAAGACTTTGAGGAGGAAGCTAACACCTTCTTAAAGGCCCTGTTCGACGTGTATATGGAAGGCGACGTCACCGGCAAGACATTCGTCTTTCCGAAACCGCTGCTCCATATCAACGACAAGATGTTCGAGACGCCGGGGCATGAAGAATTTCTCGACCTAGCCTGCGAAGTCGCGTCCAAGCAGGGAATAACGTATTTCGTATTCGACCGCGGCGAGTCCTGCACGGTCAGCCAGTGCTGTCGATTGAAACTCAAGCTCGGCGAGCAAGATCTAAAAGAAACCAAGACGCCCGAGAAAATGCGTTTTTCAGCTCTGCAGAACGTAACCATAAACCTGCCGCGCATCGCCTATAAGGCCCGCGGCAACGAGGAGAAACTGCACCTCGAGGTGGAAAGGGCGATGGATCTGGTCGCCAAATCGCATGTTCAGAAGCGGGATTTCGTCACCCAGCTTGTCGAACTAAAAGAATTCGGGCCGCTGAACATGTTCAGCGCGACACAGGACGGCTCGCCCTATTTAAGGATGGACCGCATGACGTATCTTTGCGGGCTTCTCGGCTTAAACGAGCTCGTCGAGTCCTTTACCGGCAGTCAGCTGCACGAGTCCGACGAGGCGCTTAAGTTCGGCCTGCGCGTTATCGCCAAGATGAATCTGGAGGCTAAGAAGCTTAGCGAAAAATACGGCATCAGGATAGTGCTGGAGGAGTCGCCGGCCGAATCGTCCGGTTACCGCCTGGCCAAACTGGACATGAAGTACTTCGAGAACGAAACCCGGAAGGTCGTCAAGGGAAATCCGGACACGCCGAACTATTACTACACGAACAGCATCCATTTAGCAGCCGACGCTCCCGTCGACTATATCGACAGGGTCAAGAAGCAGAGCCTGTTCCATCCGCTGATCGAGGCGGGCGCCATAATTCACATCTGGTTGGGCGAGCACGAGCCGGACCCCAAGGCCATCAAGTCTTTCGTTATGAAGACGTTCAAGAACACCGAAGCCGAGCAGATCGCGTTCTCGCCGGAGTTCACGGTCTGTGAGGACTGCCGGACGACGACTCGCGGACTTAAAGACACCTGTCCGAATTGCGAATCGACCAACGTCTACGGCATCACCAGGATCGTCGGATATTACTCCAAGGTGCCGACTTGGAACGTCGGCAAGGTCACGGAACTGAAAGACCGGATCCGAACCGGTCTGAGAAGCGAGGTGACCGCATCATGA
- the nrdR gene encoding transcriptional regulator NrdR — translation MKCPYCGDPESKVVDSRPSDENDAIRRRRECLKCSKRFTTFEKIDEVPITVIKKNNEREPFNTQKLLDGLLRATIKREVPRDSLERVVSDIENEIRNQFKHEITSDEIGDMVLRRLKKIDKVAYVRFASVYKDFKDEGEFVQEIEKVRKK, via the coding sequence ATGAAATGTCCGTACTGCGGAGACCCGGAAAGCAAAGTGGTCGATTCAAGGCCTTCGGATGAGAACGACGCCATCCGCCGGCGCCGCGAGTGCCTCAAATGCTCCAAACGCTTCACGACCTTTGAAAAGATTGACGAGGTTCCCATTACCGTCATCAAGAAGAACAACGAAAGGGAACCGTTCAATACTCAAAAACTCCTCGACGGGTTACTGCGAGCGACCATTAAAAGGGAAGTCCCGCGGGACAGCCTGGAACGCGTCGTGTCGGACATCGAAAACGAAATCAGAAATCAGTTCAAGCACGAAATAACAAGCGACGAGATTGGCGATATGGTCTTAAGAAGGCTTAAGAAGATAGACAAGGTGGCCTACGTAAGGTTCGCATCTGTTTATAAAGACTTTAAGGACGAAGGCGAATTCGTCCAAGAGATAGAAAAGGTCCGCAAAAAGTAA
- the lexA gene encoding transcriptional repressor LexA, whose translation MEKDKLTKRQKEILRFIISEVRKHGYPPSVREIGQAVGLSSSSTVHAHLTNLEKKGYLKRGQALPRAIGVVKDQGAPYTPDSRKVTEVPLVGRIAAGEPLLAEENIEEYIPLPPEFTRDRDCFMLRVAGESMIEAGILDGDYVVVRNQSTVENGEIAAVMVEDSATVKRFYKERTQFRLEPANSGMKPILTKEASVLGKIIAVLRRVD comes from the coding sequence ATGGAAAAGGACAAACTGACAAAGCGCCAGAAAGAGATCTTGCGTTTTATTATCAGCGAGGTAAGGAAACACGGTTACCCGCCTTCCGTCCGGGAGATCGGGCAGGCGGTAGGCTTGTCGTCCTCATCGACCGTTCACGCCCATCTTACGAATCTGGAAAAGAAAGGTTACCTGAAACGAGGCCAAGCCCTTCCCCGGGCCATCGGCGTCGTGAAGGACCAAGGCGCCCCGTATACGCCCGATAGCCGCAAGGTAACCGAGGTGCCTTTGGTCGGCCGGATCGCCGCCGGCGAGCCGCTTCTGGCCGAGGAAAACATCGAGGAATATATCCCCTTGCCGCCCGAATTTACCCGCGACCGCGACTGCTTCATGCTCCGCGTAGCCGGCGAAAGCATGATTGAAGCCGGTATTTTAGACGGCGACTACGTGGTTGTCAGAAATCAATCGACGGTTGAAAACGGTGAGATAGCGGCGGTCATGGTCGAAGACTCGGCGACGGTGAAGCGTTTTTACAAGGAACGCACCCAGTTCCGCCTGGAACCAGCCAACAGCGGGATGAAGCCGATTCTTACCAAAGAAGCGTCAGTCCTCGGTAAGATCATCGCCGTCCTCAGGCGGGTCGACTGA
- the hflX gene encoding GTPase HflX: MEYSVTSKERALLVGIKLPRATEEQITGSLAELKALTETAGDAVVETVIENRDSIHPRTFIGPGQAEELGRLGKNLKADVLIFNEILSPSQQRNIEDASGIRVVDRTGVILDIFARHARSKEGAIQVELAQNEYRLPRLRGKGLEMSRMAGGIGTRRGPGEMKLEIDRRRVQSRIRHLKKELDQLVKVRATQSKRRKKRGVFEVCLVGYTNAGKSTLLNKLTGADVLVEDKLFATLDSTTRKLAVPPLPKFGSGEIVLSDTVGFIRKLPHELVAAFRSTLDGVREADLLLHVINLADPAWRAQAAAVEDVLDGIGAGHVIRLNVFNKMDRSEPEELGRIKREYPEAVFVSALTGAGLDDLVGAIANKASKGRIRVSLYIPTAEKGLLEKIYASSEIIMENQAGDGLAIVADVPRPLLPELTKYTGYRDASVDPPEDGDDLTED; this comes from the coding sequence ATCGAATACAGCGTCACCTCTAAAGAAAGAGCCCTACTCGTCGGGATAAAGCTGCCGAGGGCGACAGAAGAACAAATCACCGGTTCGCTGGCGGAACTAAAGGCGTTGACCGAGACGGCCGGTGACGCCGTCGTCGAAACCGTCATCGAGAACCGGGACTCCATCCATCCCCGCACTTTCATCGGTCCGGGCCAAGCCGAAGAATTGGGCCGCCTGGGCAAGAACCTAAAAGCGGACGTCTTGATATTCAACGAAATACTGTCGCCCAGCCAGCAGCGAAACATCGAAGACGCATCGGGGATCCGAGTCGTCGACAGGACGGGCGTCATTCTGGATATTTTCGCGCGCCACGCGCGCTCCAAGGAGGGCGCGATTCAGGTCGAATTAGCCCAGAACGAATATCGGCTGCCCAGACTGCGAGGCAAAGGCCTGGAAATGTCCCGGATGGCCGGCGGCATAGGAACCCGGCGGGGACCCGGAGAGATGAAACTCGAAATCGACCGCAGGCGCGTCCAGTCGCGGATCAGACACTTAAAAAAGGAACTTGATCAACTGGTGAAAGTGCGCGCGACGCAGAGCAAGCGGCGCAAGAAACGGGGCGTGTTCGAGGTCTGCCTGGTCGGATACACCAACGCCGGTAAATCCACGCTGTTAAACAAGCTAACCGGCGCTGACGTCTTGGTCGAAGACAAGCTTTTTGCCACACTGGACAGCACGACCCGCAAACTCGCGGTGCCGCCGCTGCCTAAATTCGGCAGCGGGGAGATCGTCCTGTCGGACACCGTCGGTTTCATCAGGAAGCTGCCCCACGAACTAGTGGCGGCTTTCAGGTCAACCTTGGACGGCGTGAGGGAGGCAGACCTGCTTCTCCATGTTATCAATCTCGCTGATCCGGCTTGGCGGGCGCAAGCGGCCGCGGTCGAGGACGTTTTGGACGGTATTGGCGCCGGTCATGTGATAAGGCTGAACGTGTTCAACAAAATGGATAGAAGCGAACCGGAAGAGCTGGGGCGAATTAAACGCGAGTATCCGGAAGCGGTTTTCGTCTCAGCGTTGACGGGCGCCGGGTTGGACGATCTGGTAGGGGCGATAGCGAACAAGGCCTCCAAGGGCAGAATCAGAGTCAGCCTTTATATCCCGACCGCCGAAAAAGGCTTGCTGGAGAAGATATACGCGTCTTCGGAAATAATTATGGAGAACCAGGCCGGCGACGGATTGGCGATCGTCGCCGACGTGCCCCGGCCGTTGTTGCCGGAGCTGACCAAATACACGGGTTACAGAGACGCGTCAGTCGACCCGCCTGAGGACGGCGATGATCTTACCGAGGACTGA
- a CDS encoding LL-diaminopimelate aminotransferase: MEIADRIKHLPPYLFAEIDRKIAEKKAQGIDVISLGIGDPVEPTPPHIVEAMCRAVKDPANHGYPSYFGLPAFREAIARWYDKRFGVRLDPETEILPLIGSKEGLAHIFTALVDPGDVALVPDPGYPVYEIGSMLSGGQAVHMPLLAHSGFNPDFDLIEQGAAEEATIMLLNYPNNPTAAIAGEALYRRALTFGSEHKIAVCHDFAYSEITFDGYQPVSILAEPGAMKTAAEFHSLSKTYNMTGWRIGWLAGCPEIIEALGRVKTNIDSGIFNAIQLAGVAALDGPQECVEEMRQIYQRRRDKTVDVLQAVGVKVERPKATVFVWAPVPEGHTSSSFATLVLEKAGVVVSPGNAYGPSGEGYVRLSLTVKDDRLEEALDRIQRHL, encoded by the coding sequence GTGGAAATCGCCGACAGAATAAAACATTTGCCACCTTATCTGTTCGCTGAAATCGACAGGAAGATCGCCGAGAAAAAGGCGCAAGGGATCGACGTCATCAGTTTAGGCATCGGCGATCCGGTCGAACCGACGCCGCCGCACATCGTCGAGGCTATGTGCCGGGCGGTAAAAGACCCGGCCAATCATGGTTATCCTTCGTATTTCGGCCTGCCAGCGTTTCGAGAGGCGATAGCGCGCTGGTACGACAAAAGGTTCGGCGTCAGGTTGGACCCGGAAACCGAGATTTTGCCTCTCATCGGCAGCAAAGAAGGCTTGGCACACATATTCACGGCTTTGGTCGATCCGGGAGACGTCGCCCTGGTGCCGGACCCCGGCTATCCGGTATACGAGATCGGCTCAATGTTGTCCGGAGGGCAGGCTGTCCATATGCCATTGCTCGCCCATAGCGGATTCAACCCGGACTTCGACCTAATCGAACAGGGGGCGGCCGAAGAGGCGACGATCATGCTTTTGAACTATCCAAATAATCCAACCGCGGCGATCGCGGGAGAAGCCCTTTATCGTCGCGCCCTAACCTTCGGGAGCGAGCACAAAATCGCCGTTTGCCACGATTTCGCTTATTCGGAGATCACCTTTGACGGATACCAGCCGGTCAGCATCCTGGCCGAACCGGGCGCGATGAAAACGGCCGCGGAATTTCACAGCTTATCAAAGACCTACAACATGACCGGGTGGCGGATAGGCTGGCTGGCCGGTTGTCCGGAAATCATCGAAGCGCTGGGCCGGGTAAAAACCAACATCGACTCGGGTATTTTCAACGCGATACAGCTGGCCGGCGTGGCCGCCCTGGACGGACCGCAGGAATGCGTCGAAGAGATGCGGCAGATTTACCAGCGGCGCCGGGACAAGACGGTTGACGTACTACAGGCGGTCGGGGTTAAGGTGGAACGGCCGAAAGCGACGGTATTCGTCTGGGCGCCGGTTCCCGAAGGACATACGTCATCCTCATTCGCCACGCTGGTTTTAGAGAAGGCGGGCGTCGTAGTCTCTCCGGGCAACGCCTACGGGCCGTCCGGAGAAGGCTATGTAAGACTTTCGTTAACGGTCAAGGACGACCGCCTCGAGGAGGCTCTCGATCGAATACAGCGTCACCTCTAA
- a CDS encoding HIT domain-containing protein, with protein sequence MDRLWAPWRIKYIETGNVDGCIFCVKPGQGEENDAANFIIHRGEHAFVLLNLYPYIGGHTMIAPYKHTGNLEDLSDAEMLELFSLVRRVMATLKKVFNPDGFNVGMNIGEAAGAGFGDHIHVHVVPRWAQDTNFMPVLTDTRVISESMEETYERLEKAWKSPTE encoded by the coding sequence ATGGATAGGCTTTGGGCGCCGTGGAGGATTAAATACATCGAAACAGGCAATGTGGACGGCTGTATATTTTGCGTAAAGCCCGGCCAGGGCGAGGAAAACGACGCCGCGAATTTTATCATCCATCGAGGAGAACACGCGTTTGTCCTCTTAAACCTCTATCCGTATATAGGCGGGCATACAATGATCGCGCCATATAAGCATACGGGCAACCTGGAGGATTTGTCGGACGCGGAGATGCTGGAGCTGTTTTCCCTCGTCAGGAGGGTGATGGCAACGCTCAAGAAGGTTTTTAATCCGGACGGCTTTAATGTGGGCATGAACATCGGCGAAGCGGCCGGCGCGGGATTCGGGGACCATATCCATGTTCACGTGGTTCCTCGTTGGGCGCAGGACACCAATTTCATGCCTGTCCTGACAGACACCCGGGTTATATCGGAATCTATGGAAGAGACATACGAAAGGTTGGAAAAAGCGTGGAAATCGCCGACAGAATAA